A window of Quercus robur chromosome 12, dhQueRobu3.1, whole genome shotgun sequence genomic DNA:
CGCACTTATGaccttccatttattttcattcatgcaatttaatttgatttatatgTTATTAGGGTTTCTTAGTGAGTGATCACCCTCTTCTTAGAACTTAACCAGCTCATGTACATGTTATCCAAGCCTTTATGATGAATGAAAACCTTATCTTTCCACTTAAAACTTGCTACTGAATCCTCAAATCACATTTTTCTTatagcttaaacttttaggACAATTGGTAAATTATCATGGCATTAAAGCAAGAGGTCTAAAGTTTGATTCTTGTTTTTACCgtcatttaaaatattaaaaactctATGTGTTAGACCTTATTTATTAAGGGGAGTTTGGGCTTACATGTTAATGTTAGAATTATAGTTAATGATCACTCCTTTTTAGATAATCAGTAATTTATTAAAATCCTTGCATTATGATGTATGAAAATTTAACCCTTAATAATTTACCACCTTAAAGGGGTCGTTATAGCTAATCAAACGTTACATTACAAACAATATAAAACATGATACAGACCCAtgaatgataataataaaaaataaaaataatagagtGAAAGATCAAAGATTTTatgctaaaatgcaaaactcacattctaagttttttcaaaattcatttcagtcctcttaagtgtgtgtttgggtaCTGTGGCCAGCGTTTTCATTTACCAGCCAAGTTGCACAAAACGCATGAATAGTGTTTTAgctgtttaaaaaatatttttttatagtgttttcagtaataagttttaagtttttaacaaataagcggtatccaaacagactataaatttcatatttattcaattaagacatTTCggtcaatttttgttaaaatttttagaaaaaaaaaaaatctagaaaaataCTTTTCAATCTTTAATGGACTTtctttaattagaaatttttttaaaattacaaaattaaccacaacattTAACAAAACTTGATGGAaaagttttaattaaataaacttgaaagtcataaggctgaaatgaatgaaaagaaagttaAGAGACTTAAATTTTAGTGAAATATAGAGAgtgtgttttgtattttaacTATAGATTTAATGTACCAAAACTTAGGGACCTGAAAACTTAGAAGGAAATCTTAATGGCCTTGTACTCTGTGGCTTCTTTTCCTCGTTAGGAACAGCTATGGTCGGCACCCAATTATCCATGCCACCCTTCATCCGATCACATTCTTTGGCTATCTAATCTCCCCTCTGTTCCTCTCAATGTGGTGCCACTGCCActcatcattaatatttttctcCTGATCTTTGTTCCTTTCTCCACTTATCTATGGGACCTTGACCTCCTCAACCCAACCTCAATCTTCACCCCTTGAAAATATGTGAGCTTGTTGGGTCTCCTTCGAGTCTATACGCATGTTGACAAAGGTGGATGATTTACAATGCTAGCCAAAGAGCTCATAGTGgcaagtggtggtggtggtgaatgGTGAAAGAAAACAAGGTTCATCAATGGAggactctcacacacacacacacacacacgagaCCAGTAGAGAGAGAAGTATAAAAATCTGTATTTGAGAAAGTACATATATCTTTACAAGGAAATATCTGGATGTTCATAAGGAGGAAGAAGAACAGCGGAGAGGAAGAATTCTGGGCTGCTGGTGTCAAAACGGTGTCGTAGCTTTTCGTCAAAACACACTGTCGTTTGAGTCACAATTATAATGGCCACTCTACTAAACCAAACGACGCCGTAAAGAGacaattaaatacaattctAAAAACGGCATCGTTTGGTAGTCACCGTTAGCTTCTTCCTCTTTCAAATGGGAGGCCATCAAAAGGGTACCCAATGACGAGTGGAGTGAACCCtaaagaggtaaaaaaatttGCTACATTTGGCCGCCAAAATTGCTTGGAAACTTGGACATTTTGTGGGTTCTTGAATGATATGAAGTGACgtattgattgaaaatttttgtggttAAACTAGAATGGAGGCGTATAATGAACCATGATGATGTTAGTTGTGGAGGAAATGGTGGTTTATGAACACATCATAGCAATTGGACTTTAGGCATTGTCCAAATTGGAAGTGATGCGCATATTCATcctttgttttgggtttgtctTTCTTGGTTTATTCATCCTTATATCATGCTAGGTCGATGGTAGAATTAGTTTGCTATATGCCAATATATAcgtttctttgtttggattattttgagaagaagattatttgaggaaaaacaaaaaaagttttctctAGTCATTATAAGTTTAAGGAACGGCCATTTTGAGGATATTAGTAATGAAAACCTTtcctattatttaaacaataaggagggaaaaaaatagagaaattgtTACAGAGTATAAGGTATTAGCTTAGATTTCTATCTTAAACAGCATTTCATTGCAAAAATTGATTAtatctcattatatatatacacacacaaatacatattTAGTACTCTCATATTTACTTATCAATTATCAATAATGAAATAATAagaatcaaatcaaattaaaatagattaaatttttttattttaaaaaaagtaaatctAAATTTGATCGGAATGACCAATCAAAATTGACTGAAATGATTTGAAATGGACCAGAATTCAGCATGATGTAGATTGAGATGGATTCTCATTACCATTTGTTTACCGGCACAGTATTTTTTAGCTGTTCTAGCCAATTTGGAACAGAATCCGTAACTATACAAGTGATCGTAAACCAAATATTGTTAAGAGGCATTTTTTTGGACAATAGACCAACAAGCCCAAACGTCAGTCAGCACAAAGCCCACTTATATAGCTCATGCACCcatgaaaataaatatcaaaaccTGTTAGATTGGGCCCACCAAATTTATTCTCTAAAGCCCATTAATTATTGCTAATCTTGAGACCCTTAACCCAAAGATTGGCCCATTACCCAGATGAATTAAGACTTGAAATTAACTTCAGAGAGGGCTCACAAATACTTAAGACAAATTACCCATGGGCTGCTTAATGTGGCTGACCCAAAAAGGAATAAAGCATATGAAGAAGCCATCTTGTCCCAGCCTGTGAAGCCCAAAGATTAGTACAGCCCATGTGTCTGAATTGCACCAACACAAGAAGAGCAGAAAAAGAAACCCACGAAGGCTCAGCATCAAGGCCCACCTATGGGTGCAAGGAAGGCCCGAAAACCATTTAATTGAATTTGCATGCTATGCCCCAAGGTTGTAGCAATATCAGAATCAGATGATTCAGTCCATTCAAAGCCTAACGAGTGAGCTTGAAACACTTGTGAGACCAACCTAGTGGGGTTGGCCGAGTGGTTAGGCACTCGGTCTCAAAGTAGCTGTTTTGGGTTTGACTAGGAGCTTCCTAGTTCAAGTTCGGGCATCAACACTTTGAAAAAACTCCTTGGACCAGCAATTTACTCCGTTATGGGCTCATTTGTTGTGAACAGTGAATAGTCTCTAGTTAAAAGTTTTGAGGAAACACTAtaggaacccaaaaaaaaaacacttgtgAGACCGTTAGATCCACGTTGATGTCATGTGTCAATGAAAGACCTCACATAAAACAAAGTTATACCTATTATGTAACAAAGTTACACCAAACACCATTTTTGCCTCCATCAATTTTTATAAATCGAAACTAGTGTAAGACTGCCACAACTCTTAACTTCAACACATTCAGATGATGATTATCTTTTTAAAGGTCATTATGAACATAGAAcataatagaatttaaatttaattaatatatattaaaataattatgtatAAAAGTGTGATGTCTCAAAAGTTTACGTGGATATATTAATAGGTCAACTAAAAGTCAAAcaattttggttttatatattaaaaatgtctagctcacaacaatttcataataaattctatgtgataagttgttacCGCTTGTTACTGTtgggttaaaaaataatttcaatagtgGGTTTAtagaaaaactaataataacttcttcttctttttttttttttttttttttttttttttttttttttttttttttttgagaatgaatgcTACGAACTTTTATTAAGAAAACCCGGCCAAATCAGCCTGATATGAATCAACAACGTCCGAtggaacatcttccatccatatTACACAATTTGGGATGGTAATAGCTAACTTCGCCAAATCATGCGCTACTAGGTTGCCCTCTCTCTTTGTATGAGAGTAAGACAATAAAGAAAAAGCTGGAATGAAACTGTAGGCATCCTGAATCAAAAGACCAAATGGAGCAAGTCCAACGTCCTTGGTTTCTAACGCCTTAATCACCTGCAACGAATCTCCCTCAAGAACAGCTTCTGAGATGCCCACCTCCCTAGCAAACTCAAGAGCCCTTGTGGCTGCCATGGCCTCAATTTCAATTGGCTGGAGGAGTTGGGGAATTTTTTCTGACATGGCTGCAATCACTAAGCCTTCTCTGTTACGGACAATAACTCCCACACTTGAACAATTTTCTTCGGCAAAAACGgctccatcaaaattaattttgaagatATCCAATGGGGGTGGCTTCCAACGTGTTCTTATGCGTGGTTGGCTAGGTGGAGGTGGCGGTAAGATGGCTTGAAACTCTGAATATCTCTCAGCTGCTAATTGAGAAAGAATGTTCAGGGAGCAACATGGCTGTTGAGAGCGCACCTAGTTCCTTTGAGTCCAAATGGTCCACACCGTGAAAGCAAAGAGAGCTGGCTTCCGTTGATGTTCAAATACCCAAGCCATCAATTCACTGAAGCTGGAAAAAGAAGTCTGGTTCCGAAAATTCCATATGATGTCCTTATCCCACACACAATCCAGGTTTTTACAACTCCATACTGCATGAATCATATCTTCCGCTTCACACCGACACCGGTCACAAGTCTGATCCGTGATAATAGTTCTTCACAGAAGATTGCTCTTTGATGGAAGGGAGTTACGGCAAGCTCTCCAAACTAGATTCTTCACTTTATTCGGACATGCCAAAGCCCAGATTTTCTTCCATAGGCCTTTTTCATGGTCAGGCCGAGCCTCCATTTGAGAACCATCCTCTGCTTCCTTCAAGAACCGGTACCCCAGCTTGCAATTAAACTTTCCATCCTGTGCTAGTGGCCAAAACAGCGAGTCTTCAGTAGCTTCTCGGGCCAATGGAATGTTCTTAATTTCTTCTGCTTCTTGCGGTGCAAAAATTCCATCTACCATGTCAGCATTCCATGTGCGTGTCCCTTCATCTATCAAACAATCCACAGTAGCTTCCTCCATAGATTCCACCATCGGGGATGCTACCTTAGTTGGGTGTTTTCGTGGCAGCCAATAATGTTGCCATATTTTGATAGATTTCCCATTGCCTACCCTCCAACAAGCTCCCTCTAGGACCACATCACGACCTCTCAAGATGCTTTTCCAAGCATACGATCCTGAAGAGGATTCTTTTGCATCAATTAGAGAACCATGAGGAAAAAACTTCACCTTAAACACTTTGTAAAAGAGAGAGTCCTTATCGTGGATAAGACGCCACACTTGCTTTGCTAAAAGTGCATCATTAAAGTGAGCCAAATCACGGAAACCCATTCCTCCTACCATCTTAGATTTTGTTAATTCACTCGAACGGAGCCAATGAATTTTCCTTCGATCACCCCTTTGGCCCCACCAATATCTTCTTATCATAGCCTCAATATCCTCACAAAGCCCAATGGGAAGTTTGAAGCAACCCATGGCATAGGAAGGAATAGCTTGGATTACAGATTTAATGAGTACCTCTCTACTGGCTTGTGATAACAACTTGCTCTCCCATCCTTGAAGCTTCCTCCATaccctttcttttatataatcaAAACTTGCCTTTTTTCCCCTACCCACAAAAGATGGCAGCCCTAAATACTTCTCATAGGATTTAACTTCTTGAAGTTGGAGAAGATTTTTGATATTTACTTTTGCTTCTTCCGATGTAGACTTGCTAAAAAAGATTGCAATCTTGTCTTTGTTGATCTTTTGCCCCGATAACGACTCATAATCAGCAAGCAACTTCTAAATATTATTACAATCCTCATAGGTTGCCCTGCAAAAAAGcaagctatcatctgcaaaaaacaaGTGGGTTTATTTCGGGCCTCTCTTGCATAAGGAAAAGCCTTTAAGATCACCAATTCTCGCCGAGTGTTTAATGAGAGCATGTAGACCTTCAGTACAGAGgaggaaaaggaaaggagagaGGGGATCCCCTTGCCTTATACCTCGTTTGGGATGAATCATTCCCATGGGTTCACCATTCACCATAATGGAGTATGTCACCATTCTAACACAACTCATAACAAGAGCAATCCACCTAGAGCAAAATCCCATTCTCTCCATAAGTTTCTCCAAATAAACCCATTCAACCCTATCATAGGCCTTACTCATATCTAGTTTTAAGGTCATAAATCCATGTCTACCCGAGCTATGATGCTTCATATGATGGAGGGTTTCAAAGGCAACCATAATATTATCTGAAATAAGGCGATCTTTAGCAAAAGCATATTGGTGTTCAGTGATTAGGGATGGAAGGAATTTCTTTAGTCTATTAGCTAGGACCTTGGAATATATTTTGTAGGGAACATTACATAGACTAATAGGTCGAAACTCAGTCACTAGTTCAGGGTTATCAACTTTTGGCACAAGAGTAATAAGAGTATGGTTTATAGGGTCGGGTAAAGTACCTGTGTTTAACCAAGAGAGGACGGCATTGGTTACATCATACTTCATAAGCTCCCAAAAATGCTGATAGAAGAGTGGAGGCATTCTATCCGAACTCGGAGCCTTTAAAGGTGCCATTTGATTTAAAGCTTCCCACACTTCCAATTCTGAAAAATCACGCACCAAATCTGCATTCATCTCTTCTGTCACCAAGCATGGGATTTTCTCAAGAGCCTCCACAGTAACGCTCGGGTTTGAAGAGGAGAAAAGCTCTTCATAGTAATTTGTCAGCTCCCAACCCATTTCCTCATTCTCGGTTAACCACTCACCTCTAGCATTTTTAATCCCCCTGATTAAATTCTTCCTGAACCTCTTTGTTGCCttactatataatttattgtgaaaatattgtgtacatagcattactcattttatatatttatagataatATCAGTCACAACACTATTATTTGGGTGCCACCTATTGCCTTTGGTGCATGCGAAATTACATTATAGTATGCAATCTAGTATGATAGAGCATAAGGTGTCTATCAAAGATTGTGACCATACACCATCTAGGCAGCCTTCCATTTTTCTCCTATTACAAGTAAAGACAAAGATCCGATTGCGTAACTTGCGCTATACTTTGCCAATTAATCGAAGTTTGAGTCTAACAGTTGAGCCATGGGACCCTTTTACTAGTCTTAACCATCGCTGTTCTCTTAGTATTCAATTTATTCTGTTATGTTCTTTTGTTGCTTTTCAAtaatagaaagagaaaatactagaaaaaaacagtaaaagaaaaccagaaaaatgagaaagagaaacaagcaaacaaaagtTAATATGTAAAGTCTATGAAGGAGAATTGGAAGAGCAAGAACAATTTGGTTAcggattttacttttctttgaCATTTTGTATACGAATCCTTTGGATTATCAATAActccattctcaaaaaaatttgtcaatattttatCACAAGAAGACATACAATATATGAATAATGTGCGAAAGCTATATTGTATTAGTCTCAACTTAAAAACTCagcaaattatgttttttttttcttcttcttaatatcactttttagttattttatagtAGATTTCAGTTATTTCAATTGGTAAagagggatggcaatggggtggggccgaaggatggggtcttcgtcccTGCCCTACATGGTTTTGTCTTACTCCATTCCCGTCTCGCCCCCGCATGATGGAGAAAACTTTCTCACCCTATCCTGGCCCCTTAGGGCCTTGCGAAGCCCCGTTCTaccccgtaaaactctactttttgttaaattgCTCTAcaatgtacaatttttttaatgaaacctatttcattgataaaaatatacttaaaattacaactaaatttatcccatcaaatcaaatcaatttttagaaaaaattgaataatatatccaagcgTTTAATAagacaatcacaaaaaaaaaaaaaaaaaaaaaaaaaaaaatctcataatataacacataacaaaataaaggtaaagaatcacattgggtagaataaaataagctgatattattatgttatttaaaTAGCAGGGTTTTAGagtatgaaaattttacaattataacccttagcaaTGCGGGCAAGAAGGGacggggctaaaatcttgccccatccccgccccatcACCTATGCGGGGCGGGAAAAACCCGCGCAAGACAAAGTGGGGAGGGGATgggcaaaattgtcatcccCAGGAAAAGTCTCTTATGGTTAAAGAAAATATCAGAAttgaaattctattaaaaaaaatagttatcatgttataaacttttttttttttgctaaaatcatgttataaacttataattacTAAGCAAATGAATTTTCAGCCACATGAGCTGGCAGGCCAACAAGGTTAGGCCCCTCAATGTATATAAAcaagatacaaaattttaaaatgtaatattaAGAATTATATTTGACAACAAGATTTATTTTCGGGTTgcataattttatttcaaaattaattaaataaaaacagcAGAGGAACAAGACAAACACATTAAATCAAGGAAAACAAGCTTTATGAGAGGCCTGCACAGAAGGGTAGTGAGTTACTCTTTTCCATGCCAGCTACCCAATGTGGTGAGAGGCTGAGTTTGCTTTGCGTTGAATTTctttgaaattcaaaagaagTTGCGTTGCCATCAACCTGAGAGACTGGCAATGTATGACATGACTTGCGaacattacactttttttttttttttttggatagattagtgtttttttttttttttttttttgagtttaacGTAAATAAATTTGTGTATGTGAATTCTAATTAGTTCAACTtgtaaaatcttttattttttaataagagaTTTAAGTTCTACCTTTGCCtacataaaaaatcaattaatgtcttaatataatgatttaaaaaaaaagtcgacatactttaacaaaattaataaagtattgatctaaataaatgtcatttttattttgcataaatttcaattctaaatataatgaaataattaaaagaatttttttggttatgttgataaatttttcattaaaacacGAAATCCCTAATCCTcttacccaaaacaatgaaaaaaaaaaaaaaatcttttcacaTCAATTTTCTTAAAGGGAAATGATACgtcaacaatattttcacaacatttttataataaatcttaagtgacaggttgttattggttgttattgttggggcaaaaaagtaatcttagtggtaggttcaaatttaaactaataacaactaaccacctataatttgttgtgaaaatattataaaaatgctGTGCAGATAGCATCTCTCTAAGTAAATAATCCTTAAAGAAAATGCCAAATTGAATGAACTAccttgtttcttaaaaaaagaaaaaagaaaaagaaaagaataaatacctttcatttttttttaaaattgatatcacttaaatttgtttaaaaaatattagaggGTGAGTGTGAGCTGATTTAATTGCTGAATTTTGttgtcctaaaaaaaattaagtgggaTCTCGTCTATGTAACCTATAAAATCAATatagtagaaaaataaaaacttagatAGAGATAAATGGAGGGTGGAAAAAAAGAGATAGGTAAAAAGCCAATAACACAACCAAATATTTTTGGTTCCACTTGTTGTTAGGATGGGTGGCCAGCATTACACTTCACTTTAGTAAATGGCActtctctcctttcttttttttttggatacaatGAATTCTCATTTCTAACAATGAGCAACAGCTGTTGCTGGTAAATGAATGTTTTAAAACCGCAAAATTAGGACTCTTAATTTGGTCTAGTAGCTACTAAGTTCCTAtgccaccattttttttttttttccatttttatagATACATTATTAAGTTCCTATTATAATTACtcctttttttagaagaataataattactctttatcattaagattaaatatcaatcaatttatttatttttgtgtaaaACAAGATTGAAATGCAATTCCCTTGTTcaacattaacatttttttacatcaattaaactaattaaaaccTAATCCATCCCATAATGAGAAGAAATTAGAGCATAGGAACAAAATGATGATAACCTAACCAATTCTTGTGGATCCATATCTGAAATCTGAACCCTCTCATATAAAATGTCCATAAGGCAATGCCCCATGCATCAGAAGCCAATAAAGGCCATCATTAATCCTCTCTATCTCACAAAAACCtattaatgaaaaattgtttgtttttcttaataaatgAATTTTGTTCCTATTCTCTCTACCTTGAAGAAAGAGACAGAGAGTACACGTGGGTAATTCCAAAACCTTCAGAAGGGTAATCTCGTCATTTCACCTTAACCATGTCAAACCCACCATTTAATATCATCATCGCGCCCATATCATCTCATTCCTCTCTTCCCAGTTTTTtacaccaaacaaaaacaacacacataaacatgaaaacatcaacaacataTAGCAAAAACAACCTCAAAGCCTGTCTCTTTTAGacaaaacagagagagaaaatcTCTTGAGGGATCCATACCCGGTTTGAATGGCGAGCGGGTGGGTCAAGTCGTTGCACTGCAAATCGAAAGCTTTCGAGGACGTGTATCACCGGAACCCGAAAAATCTCTTACCCAGTTCGAGTTGCAGAAAGAGCTCTCAGAGCATCAAGGACGTGGTTGACGCCACAAAGCATAGGCCGAGGAAGTCCAAGTCCACGTCACCCAAGCCAGAACCCGGTACTAAATGTCCACGTCCGGTCAAATCCGAACCGGTTTCAGTCCCTACAAACCGTTCTACCCGTGCTCCTGACCCGTTCTTTCCTGCACTGTCGGAGCTACCCGAGGGTCACCCTTCACGCAATGTGGTGGATATTATCTTCCACACGAGCTGGAGTCCGAAAGCGTTCACGGGTCGGATCGAGATGATATTCAAGGTCCAAAACGGGTCGAGAACGGTGACCCGGTTCGAAGAGTATCGCGAGATGGTCAAGTGTCGTGCCGGGTCGGGTGGTCCGACTGATGGGTCCACATGGGAGGAGAACGCGCGGTGCGTCGCGGATGGGAACGAGGTTATGAGGTTTCATTGCATGGGGCCCACGTCTGGAAACGGCACGTACGACGCGCGTGGAGGTGGCGCGTGGGCTTTTCCGGGGGCCAAAGGCTCGGCCATTTGCACGTTTTCCGGGAGCGGTGTGGCCCACGAGAGTGCCGGAGGTGGACGTGGCAGAAGGGCCATGTTGGTCTGCCGGGTCATAGCGGGTAGGGTCTCAAAGCAACTCCGGGTCGACTCGTTGTTGGATGGTCGGGTCGGATTCGAGTCGGTAGGTGGGGACAATGGGGAGCTGCTTGTCTTTGACTCTCGTGCGGTGTTGCCTTGCTTTCTTATCATCTATAAGCTGTAAAAATACTAGGAATATTATTATcctttcatatattttttttctctaattttttttttattattaagttttgtttttttgggtgcGGGTTGATGATTTGATGACCCTTTTTACCTTCTTTTTATTCGGTTATTTGCATTTATcaacacaattttttgttgttctttttttgattGGCTGATGCTTTTGTGTAATTATGGAAAATTGGGTTGATAAATGCTAATTAACCATTttaccgttttttttttttttttttttcatacgcTTATATCTAATatagctgttttttttttttttttttgatactctAATATAGCTGTTAGAGCTATGAAATATGGGCTGTTAAatgctaattaatcaatttaatgTTTGATTTCATAATATTAAGGGATTTGATTTATGTGATTAATAGTTAAAacaaaggaaagagagaaagaggagctCTAAATGTTGAAGAGAggggtaggaaaaaaaataagcaatTAATCAATATGTTGAGGTTGATAATAAGATAATAGAATGGCTGTGCTCTTTTTATtggtttatcatttttttagtttcaaattaatcaatattattTATACGATTTACTAAAAAA
This region includes:
- the LOC126708383 gene encoding uncharacterized protein LOC126708383, whose product is MGWELTNYYEELFSSSNPSVTVEALEKIPCLVTEEMNADLVRDFSELEVWEALNQMAPLKAPSSDRMPPLFYQHFWELMKYDVTNAVLSWLNTGTLPDPINHTLITLVPKVDNPELVTEFRPISLCNVPYKIYSKVLANRLKKFLPSLITEHQYAFAKDRLISDNIMVAFETLHHMKHHSSGRHGFMTLKLDMSKAYDRVEWVYLEKLMERMGFCSRWIALVMSCVRMVTYSIMKLLADYESLSGQKINKDKIAIFFSKSTSEEAKVNIKNLLQLQEVKSYEKYLGLPSFVGRGKKASFDYIKERVWRKLQGWESKLLSQASREVLIKSVIQAIPSYAMGCFKLPIGLCEDIEAMIRRYWWGQRGDRRKIHWLRSSELTKSKMVGGMGFRDLAHFNDALLAKQVWRLIHDKDSLFYKVFKVKFFPHGSLIDAKESSSGSYAWKSILRGRDVVLEGACWRVGNGKSIKIWQHYWLPRKHPTKVASPMVESMEEATVDCLIDEGTRTWNADMVDGIFAPQEAEEIKNIPLAREATEDSLFWPLAQDGKFNCKLGYRFLKEAEDGSQMEARPDHEKGLWKKIWALACPNKVKNLVWRACPERYSEFQAILPPPPPSQPRIRTRWKPPPLDIFKINFDGAVFAEENCSSVGVIVRNREGLVIAAMSEKIPQLLQPIEIEAMAATRALEFAREVGISEAVLEGDSLQVIKALETKDVGLAPFGLLIQDAYSFIPAFSLLSYSHTKREGNLVAHDLAKLAITIPNCVIWMEDVPSDVVDSYQADLAGFS
- the LOC126709678 gene encoding uncharacterized protein LOC126709678 — its product is MASGWVKSLHCKSKAFEDVYHRNPKNLLPSSSCRKSSQSIKDVVDATKHRPRKSKSTSPKPEPGTKCPRPVKSEPVSVPTNRSTRAPDPFFPALSELPEGHPSRNVVDIIFHTSWSPKAFTGRIEMIFKVQNGSRTVTRFEEYREMVKCRAGSGGPTDGSTWEENARCVADGNEVMRFHCMGPTSGNGTYDARGGGAWAFPGAKGSAICTFSGSGVAHESAGGGRGRRAMLVCRVIAGRVSKQLRVDSLLDGRVGFESVGGDNGELLVFDSRAVLPCFLIIYKL